In Candidatus Dormiibacterota bacterium, the genomic stretch CCTTCGCGGCCCGGCTGCGATCGCGTCCGGGGAGCCCGCCGATCGCGGCGGCGGGGCTGCTGCGCCGGATGTTCGCGGTGCTCCCTCCCGACCCGCGGATGGCGGCGCTGGCCCGCCGGCTGCGCGCCGCCGGGGTGCGCACCGCGCTGCTCAGCAACACCTGGGGCGGCGCCGAGGGCCACGACCCCGCCGAGCTCGAGGCGGTCTTCGACGCCGTGGTGCTCTCCCACGAGGTGGGGCTGCGCAAGCCCGATCCGGAGATCTACGCGCTCGCGGCGCGCCGCCTGGGCGTGCCGCCCGAGGCGTGCGTGGTCGTCGACGACCTGATCACCAACGTGACCGCCGCCGGAGCGGCGGGGATGCGGGCGATCCTGCACCAGGACGGCCCCGCCACCATCGCCGCGCTCGAGGCGATCTTCGGGGTCACCGCACCGGTTCGGTGACGGGCGGTTGCCCACCCCCGGTGCGCCCGGCTACACTCCCGAACATCCGTGCGTAGCCAGTTCCCCCCCGCGCACCCCACTCGCCTTCTCAAGGGCGCGCGGGGATGAGGCCGGCCCCCCGACGCTGGGTGGAGAGTGCAGCTCCCCCCCTGCCCGGCCTCTCCCCCGTGCTGGGCACGGTGCTCGCCGCCCGCGGCCTCGACACGGCCGCGGCGGCGGCTCTCCTCGACGGCGCCGGGGAGACCCACGACCCCTTCGCCCTGGCGGGGATGCCCGAGGCGGTCATCCACCTCGGGGTGGCGGTGAGCGAGCACGCGCGGATCGCCGTCTACGGCGACTACGACGCCGACGGGGTCACCGCCTGCGCGATGCTGACCCTGGCGCTGCGGGCGGCCGGCGCCGACGTCGTCCCCTACATCCCCAACCGGATGACCGAGGGCTACGGGCTCCACGGCCCCGCCCTCGAGGATCTCGCCGCCCGGGGCGTCCGGTACGTGGTCACCGTCGACTGCGGCACCAGC encodes the following:
- a CDS encoding HAD-IA family hydrolase; translated protein: FAARLRSRPGSPPIAAAGLLRRMFAVLPPDPRMAALARRLRAAGVRTALLSNTWGGAEGHDPAELEAVFDAVVLSHEVGLRKPDPEIYALAARRLGVPPEACVVVDDLITNVTAAGAAGMRAILHQDGPATIAALEAIFGVTAPVR